From the Pseudomonadota bacterium genome, one window contains:
- a CDS encoding sigma-70 family RNA polymerase sigma factor: protein MSLDNTQQIASSCLDLSELGGYVESMNSSQPPAAVRENHDDCLAQWLSSVAVCRDKKAFGYLFDHLAPKVKGFLRKNGTPEDSLDDLTQEVMFKLWRYAGHFDQRKGKVTTWVFTIARNARIDLIRKEKRPEPDINDPALVKEYPRGSDDILLSKQNSTRISEAIDELPDEQQEILKYAFYEEKSHAEIAMQTGLPLGTVKSRIRLAFQRLKKTLTELDI, encoded by the coding sequence ATGTCACTTGATAATACACAACAAATTGCTTCTTCATGCTTGGATTTATCCGAGTTAGGCGGGTATGTGGAAAGCATGAATTCTAGTCAGCCCCCGGCCGCAGTGAGGGAAAACCATGATGATTGCCTTGCACAATGGTTGTCATCGGTGGCCGTATGCAGGGATAAAAAAGCGTTTGGATATCTGTTTGATCATCTGGCACCCAAAGTTAAGGGGTTTTTGCGTAAAAACGGTACCCCAGAAGATTCGTTGGATGACCTAACACAGGAAGTTATGTTCAAGCTTTGGAGATATGCGGGACACTTTGATCAAAGAAAAGGTAAAGTTACCACTTGGGTGTTTACTATAGCACGTAACGCTCGCATTGACCTGATAAGAAAGGAAAAAAGGCCAGAACCTGACATAAACGATCCGGCCTTGGTTAAGGAATACCCTCGTGGATCCGATGATATACTACTTTCAAAACAAAACTCTACTCGAATTTCTGAGGCGATTGACGAGTTGCCTGACGAGCAGCAGGAAATTTTAAAATATGCTTTTTATGAAGAAAAGTCTCATGCGGAAATCGCGATGCAGACCGGCCTGCCTCTTGGTACCGTAAAATCTCGGATTAGATTGGCATTTCAACGTTTAAAAAAGACGTTAACGGAGTTGGACATATGA
- a CDS encoding FAD-dependent oxidoreductase, whose translation MSKVNPKKMKIAVIGGGISGLSCAWCLSAQHSVTLFERDSQFGGHAKTVFLKNEDDYIPIDVGFIVYNQRNYPNLVALFNHLGVRSEQSNMSFSFSNREQDLEYEGSLRGFLTQPQNLLKKRYRKMLFDIFRFFRKAEEFLDNKGATSLSLKDYLEIEKYSDGFIYDHLLPMGASIWSAKCSDMLSFPAETFINFFKNHALLELGARPKWMTVSGGSVNYVNNLLSTFAGIPKLNCRVDSIERDCDGLIVEANNKRTRFDTVVFACHADQALEILGEQATNAQRKILSSFRYAENLGVLHRDPALMPDRRRAWASWNFISDSGVSDENIEQTKSVCVTYWMNKLQNIKSPENLFVTLNPTQLIEKNKIIDKFKYAHPQFDRKALAGQRDLPRIQGQGGLWFCGSYCGNGFHEDGLRAGLEVAEALGSPAPWCTNAIPGLATTASSSGPFVKADQ comes from the coding sequence ATGTCAAAAGTAAATCCAAAAAAGATGAAAATAGCTGTTATAGGCGGCGGGATTAGTGGTCTCAGCTGCGCTTGGTGCCTGTCTGCTCAACATTCGGTAACACTTTTTGAACGCGATTCACAATTTGGCGGCCACGCTAAAACAGTTTTTTTAAAAAACGAGGATGACTACATCCCAATAGATGTTGGATTTATAGTGTATAACCAACGCAACTATCCTAATCTTGTTGCGCTCTTCAATCATCTAGGCGTTCGATCGGAACAAAGTAACATGTCTTTTAGCTTTTCCAATCGTGAACAAGATTTAGAATATGAAGGCAGTCTTCGTGGCTTTTTAACCCAGCCACAAAACCTTTTGAAAAAGCGTTACAGGAAAATGCTTTTTGACATTTTCAGGTTTTTTAGAAAAGCAGAGGAGTTTTTAGACAACAAAGGGGCTACCAGCCTTAGTCTTAAAGATTATTTAGAGATTGAAAAATATTCCGATGGCTTCATTTATGATCATTTGTTACCGATGGGCGCATCGATATGGTCGGCAAAATGCTCTGATATGCTGTCATTTCCGGCCGAAACTTTCATTAATTTTTTTAAAAATCATGCGTTACTTGAGCTAGGGGCGCGGCCTAAATGGATGACGGTGTCTGGGGGTAGTGTAAACTACGTCAATAATCTCCTCTCAACCTTCGCCGGCATACCTAAATTAAATTGCAGGGTCGACTCGATTGAGCGAGATTGTGATGGCCTTATAGTGGAAGCTAATAATAAACGAACTCGTTTCGATACGGTCGTTTTCGCTTGTCATGCTGATCAAGCTTTGGAAATACTGGGAGAACAGGCAACGAACGCACAACGAAAAATTTTATCATCATTTCGTTATGCAGAAAACCTTGGAGTTTTGCACAGAGACCCAGCTTTAATGCCCGACCGACGCCGCGCTTGGGCGAGTTGGAACTTTATATCAGACAGCGGTGTTTCCGATGAGAATATTGAACAAACGAAGTCTGTGTGTGTGACTTATTGGATGAATAAGCTTCAAAACATAAAGAGCCCCGAAAATCTCTTCGTGACCCTGAACCCAACCCAACTAATCGAAAAAAACAAAATTATAGACAAGTTTAAATATGCGCATCCTCAGTTTGACCGCAAAGCCCTAGCTGGCCAACGTGATCTCCCAAGAATACAGGGGCAAGGAGGGCTCTGGTTCTGCGGTAGTTATTGTGGCAACGGATTTCATGAAGACGGCTTGAGAGCTGGCCTCGAAGTAGCCGAAGCTTTAGGTTCACCAGCACCCTGGTGTACAAATGCAATCCCCGGACTGGCAACTACTGCGAGTAGTTCTGGGCCATTCGTCAAAGCAGACCAATGA
- a CDS encoding DUF1365 domain-containing protein translates to MKIQALKNLSSCLYWGRVMHCRLRPSRHRFTYRVFWFLFDLDELQTLDHNLTFFAHNRWDILSFYDSDHGPRDGTHLRSWIDQHLETAGINLRGGSIKLLCFPRIFGFVFNPLSIWYCYDNDGLLRALLYEVRNTFNESHSYLIKINCPAHLSIPPHAVRKRFYVSPFLKMACTYKFRLTEPKKAVTVHIRQSDEEETVLLATMMGKQKRLDAKTLALSIVVFPLMTIKVVAAIHWEALKLWTKKVPRVPKPFPPTNTVTVGQTGSDKQTISA, encoded by the coding sequence ATGAAAATACAAGCACTTAAAAATCTAAGTTCGTGTTTGTATTGGGGCAGGGTCATGCACTGCAGATTACGTCCCTCCCGACATCGTTTTACATATCGAGTGTTTTGGTTTTTATTCGATTTGGATGAATTGCAAACGCTTGACCACAATCTAACGTTTTTTGCACATAATCGCTGGGATATTTTATCTTTTTACGATAGCGATCATGGCCCACGCGATGGCACTCACCTAAGGAGTTGGATTGATCAACATTTAGAAACGGCTGGAATTAATTTGCGCGGTGGATCGATTAAACTGCTGTGTTTTCCTCGGATATTTGGTTTCGTATTTAACCCCCTCTCGATATGGTATTGCTATGACAATGATGGTTTATTGCGTGCACTGTTATACGAGGTGCGGAACACATTCAATGAGAGTCATAGCTATCTCATAAAAATCAACTGCCCGGCACATTTGTCTATCCCCCCTCATGCCGTGCGAAAACGTTTTTATGTATCGCCATTCCTTAAAATGGCCTGTACCTACAAATTCCGGTTAACGGAACCCAAGAAAGCAGTTACCGTGCATATCCGTCAATCGGATGAGGAAGAAACAGTCCTCCTTGCTACAATGATGGGCAAACAAAAAAGACTTGATGCCAAAACCTTAGCGTTGTCTATCGTTGTATTCCCACTTATGACTATTAAAGTGGTCGCCGCCATTCATTGGGAAGCGCTTAAGCTCTGGACAAAAAAGGTACCACGAGTCCCAAAACCATTTCCTCCAACAAATACTGTCACAGTTGGGCAAACTGGCTCAGACAAACAAACAATTTCTGCGTGA